In Staphylococcus saccharolyticus, one genomic interval encodes:
- the fumC gene encoding class II fumarate hydratase, whose product MSVRIEHDTFGEIEVPADKYWGAQTERSKRNFPVGKEHMPIEVVYGFAQLKRGAALANHELGKLSDEKKDAIVCTCDRILKGELDEHFPLVVWQTGSGTQSNMNVNEVVSYVANEYLKEHHSEVTIHPNDDVNKSQSSNDTFPTAMHVALFHEVETKLEPALKNLRDTLKEKEDKFQSIIKIGRTHLQDATPIKLGQEISGWRYMLDKCEELLSESKKHILSLAIGGTAVGTGINAHPEFGNKVAKYISENTGYTFESSKNKFHALTSHDEVVQLHGTLKALAAGLMKIANDVRWLASGPRAGLAEISIPENEPGSSIMPGKVNPTQCEMLTMVAVQVMGNDTAVGFASSQGNFELNVFKPVILHNTLQSIYLLADGMKTFNNNCAVGIEPIEENINNYLNQSLMLVTALNPYIGYEKAAQIAKKAHKDGLTLKESAIQSGYLTEEQFEEWIKPEDMVDPH is encoded by the coding sequence ATGTCAGTCAGAATCGAACACGATACTTTTGGAGAAATAGAGGTGCCAGCTGATAAGTACTGGGGTGCTCAAACAGAGCGTAGTAAACGTAATTTTCCTGTCGGTAAAGAACACATGCCAATTGAAGTGGTGTATGGGTTTGCACAGTTAAAAAGAGGTGCTGCACTAGCGAATCATGAATTAGGTAAGTTAAGTGATGAAAAAAAAGATGCCATTGTCTGTACTTGTGATCGTATTTTAAAAGGGGAATTAGATGAGCATTTTCCTTTAGTAGTGTGGCAAACAGGAAGTGGTACTCAAAGTAACATGAACGTAAATGAAGTAGTGAGTTATGTTGCTAATGAATACCTAAAAGAACATCACAGTGAAGTAACTATTCATCCTAACGATGATGTAAATAAATCTCAAAGTTCTAATGATACATTTCCAACTGCAATGCATGTAGCATTATTTCATGAAGTAGAAACTAAGTTAGAACCAGCTTTAAAGAATTTGCGCGATACGTTAAAAGAAAAAGAAGACAAATTTCAATCAATTATCAAGATTGGACGTACGCATTTACAAGACGCAACTCCTATTAAACTAGGCCAAGAAATTAGTGGATGGCGTTATATGTTAGATAAATGTGAAGAACTACTATCTGAATCTAAAAAGCATATTTTAAGCTTAGCTATAGGTGGTACGGCTGTTGGCACTGGTATCAATGCTCATCCAGAATTTGGCAATAAAGTAGCTAAATACATCTCTGAAAATACAGGTTATACGTTTGAGTCTTCTAAAAATAAATTCCATGCTTTAACATCTCATGATGAAGTTGTTCAATTACATGGAACGCTGAAAGCTTTGGCTGCTGGTTTAATGAAGATAGCTAATGATGTCAGATGGTTAGCTTCAGGACCAAGAGCAGGGTTAGCTGAAATTTCTATTCCTGAAAATGAACCAGGATCATCTATAATGCCAGGTAAAGTTAATCCAACACAATGTGAAATGTTAACTATGGTTGCAGTACAAGTCATGGGAAATGATACTGCAGTCGGATTTGCTAGTTCACAAGGTAACTTTGAATTAAATGTGTTTAAACCAGTCATTTTGCATAATACCTTACAATCAATTTACTTATTAGCAGATGGTATGAAAACATTCAACAACAATTGTGCAGTAGGTATTGAACCAATTGAAGAAAATATAAATAATTATTTAAATCAATCATTAATGTTGGTAACAGCATTAAATCCATATATTGGGTATGAAAAAGCAGCACAGATTGCTAAAAAAGCACATAAAGACGGCTTAACACTTAAAGAATCAGCTATACAAAGTGGCTATTTAACTGAAGAACAGTTTGAAGAATGGATCAAACCAGAAGACATGGTAGATCCTCATTAA
- the trmL gene encoding tRNA (uridine(34)/cytosine(34)/5-carboxymethylaminomethyluridine(34)-2'-O)-methyltransferase TrmL, producing the protein MTNHIVLFQPEIPANTGNIARTCAGTLTHLHLIKPLGFSTEDKMLKRAGLDYWEHVNITYHESIEEFFESTEGKYYLLTKFGQQIYSDFDFSNTKEDYYFIFGKETTGLPDWVKEIYADTALRIPMSDKIRSLNLSNTAALLIYEALKQQGFPNLF; encoded by the coding sequence ATGACCAATCACATCGTGTTATTTCAACCTGAAATACCTGCAAATACTGGCAATATTGCGCGTACTTGCGCCGGTACTTTAACACATTTGCATCTTATAAAGCCACTTGGTTTTAGTACTGAAGATAAAATGTTAAAACGGGCAGGATTGGATTATTGGGAACACGTAAATATTACATATCACGAAAGTATTGAAGAATTTTTTGAAAGTACGGAAGGGAAATATTACTTATTAACAAAGTTTGGTCAACAAATATACAGTGATTTTGATTTCTCAAACACTAAAGAAGATTATTATTTTATCTTTGGTAAAGAAACTACTGGTCTTCCAGACTGGGTTAAGGAAATATATGCAGATACTGCGTTAAGAATTCCAATGAGTGATAAAATTAGATCACTTAATTTGTCGAACACAGCTGCTTTATTAATTTATGAGGCACTTAAACAACAAGGATTTCCTAATCTGTTTTAG
- a CDS encoding PTS transporter subunit IIC, with protein sequence MSNSQVNSKSFFNNILNAVGAGVVIALLPNALLGELLKFFKEGNHLLETIFQLVTIIQSFMAFIIGVLAAHQFKFKGAGAAIIGISAMLGSGAVHFNGHSIELKGIGDIINVSLVVMIACFIYMFLEGKLGSLEMIIVPVLVPVVSGLIGLFTLPYVQVITKSIGRLVSKFTEFNPLIMSILICITFSLLMVTPISLVAIATAIHLSGLGSGAANMGIVAACVTFLFGSLRVNSVGVNIVLLIGAAKMMIPVYLKHLIIAIPLVINGIICGIVAFLLNIKGTPLSAGFGYTGFVGPINALNRMSGDPTTNIILLVIGFFIVPFAGGFMVHQLCKKFIGSYNDEIYKFEISKE encoded by the coding sequence ATGAGTAACTCGCAAGTAAATAGTAAGAGTTTTTTTAATAATATTTTAAATGCGGTAGGGGCTGGTGTAGTCATTGCGCTTTTGCCTAATGCTTTATTAGGTGAACTATTGAAATTTTTTAAAGAGGGTAACCATCTATTAGAAACAATCTTTCAATTGGTCACAATTATTCAATCTTTTATGGCTTTTATAATAGGTGTTTTAGCTGCACATCAATTTAAATTTAAAGGTGCGGGAGCTGCGATTATAGGTATATCTGCAATGCTTGGGTCAGGTGCTGTGCATTTTAATGGTCACTCAATTGAATTAAAAGGTATTGGCGATATTATAAATGTAAGTTTAGTAGTTATGATAGCTTGTTTTATATATATGTTCTTAGAAGGAAAATTGGGTTCTTTAGAAATGATTATAGTTCCTGTATTAGTTCCAGTAGTTAGCGGTTTAATAGGTTTATTTACATTACCTTATGTACAAGTGATTACGAAATCAATTGGTAGACTTGTTAGTAAGTTTACTGAATTCAATCCATTGATTATGTCAATATTGATATGTATAACATTTTCTTTATTAATGGTTACGCCTATCTCTTTGGTAGCTATTGCCACAGCTATTCATTTATCTGGATTAGGTAGTGGGGCAGCTAACATGGGAATAGTTGCAGCGTGCGTGACTTTCCTTTTTGGCTCTTTAAGAGTCAATTCTGTAGGAGTTAATATTGTGTTGCTTATTGGTGCAGCAAAAATGATGATACCGGTATATTTAAAGCATCTAATCATTGCTATACCATTAGTTATCAATGGTATTATTTGCGGTATAGTGGCATTTTTATTAAATATTAAAGGTACACCATTGTCTGCAGGTTTTGGTTACACTGGTTTTGTTGGACCAATAAATGCGCTCAATCGTATGTCAGGTGATCCTACAACAAATATTATCTTATTAGTAATCGGGTTTTTTATTGTACCATTTGCTGGTGGATTTATGGTTCATCAATTATGCAAAAAGTTTATCGGTTCTTATAACGATGAAATTTATAAGTTTGAAATTTCAAAAGAATAA
- a CDS encoding SAS053 family DNA gyrase inhibitor, translating to MSNKKNSKLNYHEEENAMVTDLDDLKELGKEMEHISEKNDEDKVNQSHDEICSDKTN from the coding sequence ATGTCGAATAAAAAGAATTCTAAATTAAATTATCATGAAGAAGAAAATGCAATGGTAACAGATTTAGATGATTTAAAAGAATTAGGTAAAGAGATGGAACATATTTCTGAGAAGAATGATGAAGATAAAGTTAATCAATCTCATGATGAGATTTGTTCTGATAAAACTAACTAA
- a CDS encoding RluA family pseudouridine synthase — translation MKFTIPEQYHQYTLSEIFQELKLPKKDLHNLNMSKDILINNQQAKLTDKVTTGDNVELPTPIEKSNYLSSYRYAQMHYEDDDLAIVMKPKGVKTHPNDLKESNTLMNHVIYTVNSDYVEPIHRLDQETIGLLIVAKNPIMKKILDRMLEGNEITRIYKANVKALLPIKPQTIDMPICKDKFHPNKRRISNTGQRAITHILNSQMIKEGVCQLDIKLDTGRTHQIRVHLAEIGHPVIGDLLYGDSTLRQLELNSYKIEFIHPLTKETISISLDDN, via the coding sequence ATGAAATTTACGATACCTGAACAATATCATCAATATACATTAAGCGAAATTTTTCAAGAACTTAAATTACCAAAAAAAGATTTACATAATCTCAATATGTCAAAAGACATTTTAATTAATAATCAACAAGCCAAATTAACCGACAAAGTTACAACTGGAGATAACGTTGAATTACCTACGCCAATAGAAAAAAGTAATTATCTATCTAGTTATCGTTATGCACAAATGCATTATGAAGATGACGACTTGGCAATTGTTATGAAACCCAAAGGAGTTAAAACACATCCTAATGATTTAAAAGAAAGCAACACATTGATGAATCACGTCATTTATACAGTTAATAGTGATTACGTAGAGCCCATACATCGCTTAGACCAAGAAACGATAGGTTTACTTATTGTCGCTAAAAACCCTATCATGAAAAAGATTTTAGATCGTATGTTAGAAGGTAATGAAATCACCCGTATATATAAGGCAAATGTCAAAGCTTTACTACCTATTAAACCTCAAACGATTGACATGCCTATCTGTAAAGATAAATTTCATCCAAATAAACGTAGAATTTCTAATACCGGTCAACGTGCGATTACACATATATTAAATTCACAAATGATCAAAGAAGGCGTATGTCAGCTAGATATAAAACTAGATACAGGTCGAACACATCAAATACGTGTACACCTCGCTGAAATTGGACATCCAGTAATTGGTGATCTTTTATATGGTGATTCTACTTTGCGTCAGTTAGAGTTGAATAGTTATAAAATTGAATTTATTCATCCTCTAACTAAAGAAACTATTTCTATAAGTTTAGATGATAACTAG
- a CDS encoding 6-phosphogluconolactonase, with translation MAMNFKVFDNNDRVAEYAADIIRKQFNNNPTTIAGFHLDKEHAPVLDELKKNVDCHAVDFSQINILDYDNNRSYYETLGVPEGQVYSISYDQDAIGFISDKMKTKENKGKLILQVLSIDENGKLDVNVRQGLMEAREIFLIITGSQKRDVVEKLYRENGKSSYEPADLKAHRMVNVILDKESAEGLPEDVKEYFTARFA, from the coding sequence ATGGCAATGAACTTTAAAGTATTTGATAATAATGATAGAGTAGCAGAATACGCTGCTGATATTATTCGCAAACAATTTAATAATAATCCTACGACAATTGCAGGGTTTCATTTAGATAAAGAACATGCACCTGTTCTTGATGAACTTAAAAAAAATGTCGACTGCCATGCTGTTGATTTCAGTCAAATTAACATTTTAGATTATGATAATAATCGTTCTTACTATGAAACATTAGGAGTTCCAGAAGGTCAAGTGTATTCAATTTCTTATGATCAAGATGCAATTGGATTTATTTCAGACAAGATGAAAACGAAAGAAAATAAAGGTAAACTTATTTTACAAGTATTATCAATTGATGAAAATGGAAAATTAGACGTTAATGTACGCCAAGGGTTGATGGAAGCTAGAGAAATTTTCCTTATCATTACAGGCAGTCAAAAACGTGATGTTGTTGAAAAATTATATCGCGAGAATGGCAAATCTAGTTATGAACCAGCTGATTTAAAAGCACACCGTATGGTCAATGTTATTTTAGATAAAGAATCAGCAGAAGGTTTACCTGAAGATGTTAAAGAGTACTTCACAGCGCGTTTTGCATAA